A segment of the Deltaproteobacteria bacterium genome:
TTATCAAAAATGAAGGTCAGTGAGGCTCGATCCAAGCTGACCCATCTGGACAAGCTGTTAAAGCCTGGTGAAGCCTTGCAAATTAACAAGAGAGGTAAGGCTTATGCCCGCATTGAGTTAATAGGAGAAATGGATCGTTATGATAGAATTTTGAACTCTATTAGTAGCCTGCCGGAACCAAAAGGAAGATTGCGGGCAGTAGCTCAGAAGTATAAGTCTATCTTGTACGGGAAGAAATAATGCAAACGCTAAAAGGCTTCAACGCAGTCTACTGCGATGCCAGTTTCTTTATCGCCCTGTTTTCAAAGAAGGACACAAAACACAAGCGTGCCTTAGAACTCTTCAAACAGATCAAGGAAAACCGAATCACAATCCATACATGTTGGTTCATTATCTCCGAGGCCATGACTGTTCTTCTCTATCAATATGGTTACACTGAGGCGCTGACTTTCAATCAATCAATTGATCTTTATAGAATTTTTCATTCCACGGAAAGCCAACACCATCAGGCCATTGCCTTATTCAATCTTTTTGGCAAAGACAGAAAGATTTCTTTTGTGGATGCCCTCTCGCGTGTCCTTATTACCGGGGAACTCAAGAACATGCCGGCCCTGTCTTTTGATCAAGATTTTAAAGCGCTGGGCTTAACGACTATCTCCTGAATAGCTATCCCGACACAATTAATCCAATTTGCCCAAAGGGCAGCGAAGCTTTTGTCTTGCTGTTCTCCCGTTAAATGCTTGTCCTGTTAAACGTCAGACCTATTCAACCGGGGCGATAGCA
Coding sequences within it:
- a CDS encoding type II toxin-antitoxin system VapC family toxin, whose translation is MQTLKGFNAVYCDASFFIALFSKKDTKHKRALELFKQIKENRITIHTCWFIISEAMTVLLYQYGYTEALTFNQSIDLYRIFHSTESQHHQAIALFNLFGKDRKISFVDALSRVLITGELKNMPALSFDQDFKALGLTTIS